One segment of Thermoanaerobacter kivui DNA contains the following:
- the nth gene encoding endonuclease III: MRITKDEALKVIEILKETYPNAKSGLKFTNPFELLIATILSAQCTDKKVNIITDRLFKKYKTPGDFLKLTPEELQEEIRECGLYRNKSKSILETCRILCEKYDGRVPDTLEELMSLPGVGRKTANVVLSNAFSKQAIAVDTHVFRVSNRIGLADSTDVFTTEEQLMEIIPDDLWSLSHHLLIHHGRNLCTARKPKCDSCPVNHLCLYFKGIKN; this comes from the coding sequence TTGAGAATAACAAAGGATGAAGCTTTAAAAGTTATAGAAATATTAAAAGAAACATATCCTAATGCTAAATCTGGTCTTAAGTTTACAAATCCTTTTGAACTTTTAATCGCCACAATTTTATCAGCGCAGTGTACAGACAAAAAGGTCAACATAATTACAGATAGGCTTTTTAAGAAGTACAAAACTCCCGGAGATTTTTTGAAACTCACTCCTGAAGAACTTCAAGAGGAAATAAGGGAGTGTGGATTGTATAGAAACAAGTCTAAAAGCATATTGGAAACTTGTAGGATTTTGTGTGAAAAATACGATGGCAGGGTGCCTGACACTTTGGAGGAGCTGATGAGTTTACCAGGTGTTGGGAGAAAAACTGCAAATGTGGTTTTGAGCAATGCTTTTTCAAAGCAGGCGATAGCAGTAGATACCCATGTTTTTAGGGTTTCCAATCGCATAGGGCTTGCTGATAGCACAGATGTTTTTACGACAGAAGAACAGCTGATGGAAATAATACCCGATGACTTATGGTCTTTGTCTCACCATCTTCTCATACATCATGGAAGGAATCTATGTACAGCCAGAAAGCCAAAATGTGACAGTTGTCCTGTAAACCATTTGTGTTTATATTTTAAGGGAATAAAAAATTAA
- a CDS encoding VanW family protein, translating to MQTKGGVKKNNYFYIAIVLLLIAFLIFSSLFFYFILNSKTIAKGVFVNGISLGGLTKEEAVSLLQKELKAPSDFSLTLKYQDKVYRLTAKDINLAYDYQEIVDKAYKIGREGNPFERIREIYLTDKHGKYFNFYPAYDENKINEFIDKISKEIERNPVDAKIKITRGIRQITEDIEGIKVDKNKTLQQLKEVLNDMVEGKIGDAEVHIAVDRVKAKITKTMLEMIKDKISTFSTIFNPQDVNRSENLAVAAKAVDGTLLMPGEIFSLNKTLGPRIIENGYKQAPVIIGNKLVPAIGGGVCQVATTLYNAALRADVKITERYHHTFPVGYVPPGQDATISGDVLDLKFENSSPYPMYIEAYISGNQFVVNIYGYAKDPSRRIEIHSEIVEKYEPKITYIDDPTLPEGEQVVNVEQHTGYKVNTYRLIYVNNVLVKKELLYTDVYKPVDGIIKRGTKKVNNLKPQETFKKKEENKNSPQDNPDTSQDTLIEDLTGEPQTINPSN from the coding sequence ATGCAGACAAAAGGCGGCGTCAAAAAAAATAATTATTTTTACATAGCAATAGTTTTATTGCTTATAGCATTTTTAATATTTTCTTCGTTGTTTTTCTATTTTATATTGAATTCTAAGACCATTGCCAAAGGAGTGTTTGTTAATGGCATAAGTTTGGGGGGATTGACAAAAGAGGAAGCAGTAAGCCTTCTTCAAAAGGAGTTAAAAGCGCCTTCTGATTTTTCTTTGACACTTAAATATCAAGATAAAGTATATAGACTCACAGCTAAAGATATAAATTTAGCTTATGACTATCAAGAAATCGTAGATAAGGCTTACAAAATAGGCAGAGAAGGAAATCCTTTTGAGAGGATAAGAGAAATTTATTTGACAGACAAACACGGTAAATATTTCAACTTCTATCCTGCTTATGATGAAAATAAAATAAACGAATTCATTGACAAAATTTCTAAAGAAATTGAAAGAAACCCTGTTGATGCGAAAATTAAAATTACAAGAGGTATAAGGCAAATCACGGAAGATATAGAGGGGATAAAGGTTGATAAAAATAAGACTTTGCAACAATTAAAAGAGGTTTTAAATGATATGGTAGAAGGAAAAATAGGAGATGCTGAAGTACATATTGCTGTTGATAGAGTGAAAGCGAAAATTACAAAGACAATGCTGGAGATGATAAAGGACAAAATTTCTACTTTTTCTACAATATTTAATCCTCAAGATGTAAACCGTTCAGAGAATTTGGCGGTGGCAGCGAAAGCTGTAGACGGAACATTACTCATGCCAGGAGAAATATTTTCATTAAACAAAACTTTGGGTCCAAGGATAATAGAAAATGGTTATAAACAAGCACCTGTGATAATAGGCAACAAACTTGTTCCGGCTATTGGAGGAGGAGTTTGTCAGGTTGCTACGACTTTGTACAATGCGGCTTTGAGGGCAGATGTCAAAATAACTGAAAGATATCACCACACTTTTCCTGTGGGTTACGTGCCACCAGGACAAGACGCTACCATATCAGGGGATGTGCTGGATTTAAAATTTGAAAATTCTTCTCCGTATCCTATGTATATTGAAGCATATATAAGTGGCAATCAATTTGTTGTAAATATATATGGTTATGCGAAAGACCCTTCAAGGCGTATAGAAATTCATTCAGAGATTGTTGAAAAATATGAACCAAAAATAACTTACATAGATGACCCGACGCTGCCAGAAGGTGAACAAGTTGTTAATGTGGAGCAGCACACAGGCTATAAAGTAAACACCTACCGTCTAATTTATGTAAACAATGTGTTGGTTAAGAAAGAGCTTTTATATACAGATGTGTATAAACCGGTGGACGGTATAATAAAAAGAGGTACAAAAAAAGTCAATAATTTAAAACCCCAAGAGACATTTAAAAAGAAAGAAGAGAATAAAAATAGTCCTCAGGATAATCCCGATACGTCACAAGATACTTTGATTGAAGACCTTACTGGAGAGCCACAAACCATAAATCCTAGCAATTAA
- a CDS encoding transcriptional regulator PerR, with product MEETAALLKQKGLKVTPQRLAILNLLKNTKEHPTAETIYKKLSSDFPTMSLATVYKTLEVLKNMGLIQELNVGEGSFRYDANTKSHPHVVCISCGKVEDLDESLLKDVMEEVKKHTDYQLVEQKLYFYGYCPNCQHKITN from the coding sequence ATGGAGGAAACTGCTGCCCTCTTAAAGCAAAAGGGCCTTAAAGTTACACCTCAGAGACTGGCAATACTCAACTTGCTCAAAAATACTAAAGAACATCCAACCGCAGAAACCATATACAAAAAACTTTCCTCCGATTTTCCTACAATGAGCTTAGCTACCGTTTATAAAACATTAGAAGTTTTAAAAAACATGGGATTAATACAAGAATTAAATGTAGGTGAAGGTAGCTTCAGATACGATGCCAACACAAAATCTCATCCCCATGTAGTTTGCATAAGCTGTGGCAAAGTAGAAGACCTTGATGAATCCCTTCTAAAAGACGTCATGGAGGAAGTTAAAAAGCACACTGATTACCAGCTCGTAGAACAAAAACTTTACTTTTACGGTTATTGTCCCAATTGCCAGCATAAAATCACCAATTAA